In Candidatus Limnocylindria bacterium, one DNA window encodes the following:
- a CDS encoding class I SAM-dependent DNA methyltransferase, with amino-acid sequence MSKAAERLSQQELESYLWGVATLLRGLIDAGDYKQYVFPLLFFKRLSDVWDEDYENALNETGDDAYARATAKERFDIPLGAHWSDVRAAPRDVGRALVNAFRAIETANSERLAGIFGNAAWTDKAQMPDATLKNLMEHLSKQCLGLAVVPEDQLGNAYEYLIKQFADDSGHTAQEFYTNRTLVHLMTQMLEPKPGERVYDPTVGTGGMLISALAEVRRRGGDPRTLGLYGQELINITAAIARMNLVLHGVEDFRIAVGNTLSSPAFVERDRLMTFDVVLANPPYSIKKWNREAWQNDAWGRNSLGTPPQGRADYAFLQHILRSMDANSGRCAILFPHGVLFRNEEAEMRRKLVESDLLECVLGLGPNLFYNSPMEACIVICRTRKGEERRHKVLFIDAVHEVARERALSFLTSANQKRILDAYAKFLDEPGFARVATTKEILDKNANLSIPRYVKPVSSGVPADHESLASAWLAFETSGREFWEAIDGVVGDVDSAAAGNNADA; translated from the coding sequence ATGAGCAAGGCCGCTGAACGCCTGAGCCAACAAGAACTCGAATCGTATCTCTGGGGTGTCGCTACGCTCCTCCGCGGTCTAATCGACGCGGGTGACTACAAGCAGTACGTGTTTCCCCTGCTCTTCTTCAAGCGTCTGTCCGATGTGTGGGATGAGGATTATGAAAACGCGCTGAACGAGACTGGTGACGACGCCTACGCACGGGCGACCGCGAAGGAGCGCTTTGACATTCCGCTTGGGGCGCACTGGTCCGACGTTCGGGCAGCGCCGCGTGACGTAGGCCGCGCACTTGTCAATGCATTCCGCGCGATTGAGACGGCAAATTCCGAGCGCCTAGCTGGCATCTTCGGTAACGCTGCCTGGACCGACAAGGCCCAGATGCCCGATGCAACTCTGAAGAATCTTATGGAGCATCTCTCGAAGCAGTGCCTCGGTCTCGCAGTGGTACCCGAGGACCAGCTCGGCAACGCGTACGAGTACCTCATCAAGCAATTCGCCGACGACAGCGGGCACACCGCGCAGGAGTTCTACACGAACCGGACGCTCGTGCATCTGATGACGCAGATGCTCGAGCCCAAGCCGGGCGAGCGTGTCTACGACCCGACCGTGGGGACGGGCGGCATGCTCATCTCCGCACTCGCGGAAGTAAGACGCCGCGGTGGCGACCCACGGACGCTTGGCCTCTATGGCCAAGAGCTCATCAACATCACCGCGGCGATTGCCCGTATGAACCTGGTCCTTCACGGCGTCGAGGATTTCAGGATCGCCGTTGGGAACACCCTGAGCAGTCCCGCGTTCGTCGAGCGTGATCGTCTGATGACCTTTGACGTAGTCTTGGCCAACCCTCCGTATTCGATCAAGAAATGGAACCGCGAGGCATGGCAGAACGACGCGTGGGGACGTAACTCCTTGGGCACGCCGCCGCAGGGGCGCGCCGACTACGCGTTTCTCCAGCACATCCTTAGGAGCATGGATGCGAATTCGGGCCGCTGCGCGATTCTCTTCCCCCACGGTGTGCTGTTCCGGAACGAGGAGGCTGAGATGCGGCGGAAGTTGGTCGAGTCGGACCTTCTTGAATGTGTGCTCGGTCTCGGCCCGAACCTCTTCTACAACTCGCCGATGGAAGCCTGCATCGTCATCTGCCGGACTAGGAAGGGGGAGGAGAGGCGCCATAAGGTCCTCTTCATCGACGCGGTCCACGAGGTCGCCCGCGAGCGGGCTCTTAGCTTCCTAACCTCGGCCAATCAGAAACGAATCCTCGATGCGTATGCCAAATTTCTCGACGAGCCAGGATTCGCGAGGGTTGCCACAACCAAAGAGATCCTCGACAAGAACGCGAATCTCTCTATTCCTCGTTACGTGAAACCCGTCAGCAGTGGCGTGCCGGCTGACCATGAATCTCTGGCCTCAGCCTGGCTCGCGTTCGAAACGAGTGGACGAGAGTTCTGGGAAGCAATCGACGGTGTCGTCGGGGACGTCGACTCTGCGGCAGCGGGAAACAACGCCGATGCCTGA